From Ramlibacter tataouinensis, the proteins below share one genomic window:
- a CDS encoding MBL fold metallo-hydrolase, giving the protein MLRYSTIPVTPFQQNCSIVYDDQTREAAVIDPGGDLDRILDEVERLGLTLQQIWLTHGHIDHAAGSSAMAQQLGIPIIGPHEADRFWIDGLPQQSRMFGFPAAEAFVPSRWLADGDTVELGAHRLQVRHCPGHTPGHVVFHSPDMKRAFVGDVLFAGSIGRTDFPQGDYDTLISSITQRLWPMGDDTVFIPGHGPESSFGAERASNPYVRGT; this is encoded by the coding sequence ATGCTGCGCTACAGCACCATCCCCGTCACCCCGTTCCAGCAAAACTGCTCCATCGTCTACGACGACCAGACGCGCGAAGCCGCGGTCATCGACCCGGGCGGCGATCTCGATCGCATCCTGGACGAGGTCGAGCGCCTCGGGCTCACGCTGCAGCAGATCTGGTTGACGCACGGGCACATCGACCATGCCGCCGGTTCGAGCGCGATGGCGCAGCAGCTCGGCATCCCGATCATCGGTCCGCACGAGGCCGACCGCTTCTGGATCGACGGCCTGCCGCAGCAAAGCCGCATGTTCGGCTTCCCCGCGGCCGAGGCCTTCGTGCCTTCGCGCTGGCTGGCCGACGGCGACACCGTCGAACTGGGCGCGCACCGGCTGCAGGTGCGGCATTGCCCGGGGCACACGCCCGGTCACGTGGTCTTCCACTCGCCCGACATGAAGCGCGCCTTCGTCGGCGACGTGCTGTTTGCCGGCAGCATCGGCCGTACCGACTTCCCGCAGGGCGACTACGACACCCTGATCTCCAGCATCACGCAGCGCCTCTGGCCCATGGGCGACGACACCGTGTTCATTCCCGGGCACGGCCCGGAAAGCAGCTTCGGCGCCGAGCGGGCGAGCAATCCCTACGTGCGGGGCACCTGA
- a CDS encoding SDR family NAD(P)-dependent oxidoreductase: MTIRFDGRVAIVTGSGNGLGRVHALELARRGAKVVINDFGGGRDGTGGSSEAALKVVEEIRAAGGTAIANGANVCDFEQVQAMVAQAKAEFGRVDVLVNNAGILRDKTFSKMEMADFRAVLDVHLMGSVHCTKAVWEVMREQNYGRILMTTSASGLFGNFGQSNYGAAKMALVGLMHMLTIEGAKNNIRVNTIAPMAATRMTEDVLPAAMLDAIKPEQVTPAALFLVSEDAPTKTTLSAGGGAFSAARIEDTAPVYLPPAECTVEGVAARFAQLTDWSTARAYENSTVQVGALIEAAMKGMKA, translated from the coding sequence ATGACGATTCGATTTGACGGCCGGGTGGCCATCGTGACGGGTTCCGGCAACGGTCTGGGCCGCGTGCACGCGCTGGAACTGGCGCGCCGTGGCGCCAAGGTGGTGATCAACGATTTCGGCGGCGGCCGTGACGGCACCGGCGGCTCCTCCGAAGCCGCGCTCAAGGTGGTGGAGGAGATCCGCGCCGCCGGCGGCACCGCGATCGCCAACGGCGCCAACGTCTGCGACTTCGAGCAGGTGCAGGCCATGGTCGCCCAGGCCAAGGCCGAGTTCGGCCGCGTCGACGTGCTGGTCAACAACGCCGGCATCCTGCGCGACAAGACCTTCTCCAAGATGGAAATGGCCGACTTCCGCGCCGTGCTGGACGTCCACCTGATGGGCTCGGTGCACTGCACCAAGGCCGTGTGGGAAGTCATGCGCGAGCAGAACTACGGCCGCATCCTGATGACGACCTCGGCCTCGGGCCTGTTCGGCAATTTCGGCCAGTCCAACTACGGCGCCGCCAAGATGGCGCTGGTCGGCCTGATGCACATGCTCACCATCGAAGGCGCGAAGAACAACATCCGCGTCAACACCATTGCCCCGATGGCCGCCACCCGCATGACCGAAGACGTGCTGCCTGCGGCCATGCTGGACGCGATCAAGCCCGAGCAGGTCACGCCCGCCGCGCTGTTCCTGGTGAGCGAGGATGCGCCCACCAAGACCACGCTGTCGGCCGGCGGCGGCGCGTTCTCCGCCGCCCGCATCGAGGACACCGCGCCGGTCTACCTGCCGCCGGCGGAATGCACGGTCGAGGGCGTGGCGGCACGCTTCGCCCAACTCACCGACTGGAGCACGGCCCGCGCCTACGAGAACTCCACGGTGCAGGTGGGGGCCCTGATCGAGGCCGCCATGAAGGGCATGAAGGCCTGA
- a CDS encoding NAD-dependent epimerase/dehydratase family protein, producing the protein MKVLVLGGSGYIGSRLCATLAESGWAEPVSASRRAAVDATDAGSLKRALRGMDAVVNCVAGSAEAIAQGARVLVHAANDAGCQRIVHLSTMSVYGALEGEAREDAPRDGSIGWYAKAKCEAEDAIAAFASHGGSVVMLRPGCVWGPGSELWVGRIGRWLRAGRLGDLGAAGDGWSNLVAVQDVCAAILASLRQAPAGGSRVYNLAAPDSPRWNDYFVDLALAIGATPVKRLSARQLKLDARLAGPPLKVLEILLKKAGRSTRALPDPLPPGLLGVFERQLHLRSERAQQELGLRWTPYEELLQSAAEWFLSAHPRRGSGAERAVQVPRT; encoded by the coding sequence ATGAAGGTCCTGGTGCTCGGCGGCTCGGGCTACATCGGCTCGCGCCTGTGCGCGACGCTGGCCGAGAGCGGCTGGGCCGAGCCGGTCAGCGCATCCCGGCGGGCCGCGGTCGACGCGACCGATGCCGGCTCGCTCAAGCGCGCGCTGCGCGGCATGGATGCGGTGGTGAACTGCGTCGCCGGCAGCGCCGAGGCGATCGCGCAGGGCGCGCGCGTGCTGGTGCATGCGGCCAACGACGCGGGCTGCCAGCGCATCGTGCACCTGAGCACCATGTCGGTGTACGGCGCGCTCGAAGGCGAAGCGCGCGAGGACGCGCCACGTGATGGCTCCATCGGCTGGTATGCCAAGGCCAAGTGCGAAGCCGAAGACGCGATCGCGGCGTTCGCCTCGCACGGCGGCTCGGTGGTCATGCTGCGGCCCGGCTGCGTGTGGGGGCCCGGCAGCGAGCTCTGGGTCGGCCGCATCGGGCGCTGGCTGCGCGCCGGCCGGCTCGGCGACCTGGGCGCGGCCGGCGACGGGTGGTCCAACCTGGTGGCAGTTCAGGACGTCTGCGCCGCCATCCTTGCGAGCCTGCGGCAGGCGCCGGCCGGCGGCTCGCGCGTCTACAACCTGGCCGCGCCGGACAGCCCGCGCTGGAACGACTACTTCGTCGACCTCGCGCTGGCGATCGGCGCGACGCCAGTGAAGCGGCTCTCGGCGCGCCAGCTCAAGCTCGATGCCAGGCTCGCCGGTCCGCCCCTGAAGGTGTTGGAGATCCTGCTGAAGAAGGCCGGCCGCTCAACGCGCGCCCTGCCCGACCCGCTGCCGCCCGGGCTGCTGGGCGTGTTCGAGCGCCAGCTGCATCTGCGCAGCGAGCGCGCGCAGCAGGAACTCGGGCTGCGCTGGACGCCTTATGAAGAGCTGCTGCAGTCCGCGGCCGAATGGTTCCTGTCGGCCCATCCGCGGCGAGGCAGCGGCGCGGAACGGGCCGTTCAGGTGCCCCGCACGTAG
- a CDS encoding enoyl-CoA hydratase/isomerase family protein — MSVEFDVKNSVGWVTLARPQAMNALSREMVDAMTGKLQAWRDDPAVRVVVVTGTGKAFSAGADLKQAGAPAAPGEPDFLDAIVTFFNLLRAYPKPVIAAVNGMALAGGLETVMCCDIVLAAQSARFGDAHSNFGVFPGGGGAAVLPRKAPANVAKYLLFTGDALPAEDMKTWGLVNEVVADAELTARAQALAEKLAKKSPVVLSRMKRVANEAADKSQADALRDEVLELRNHQRSWDIQEGLRAFAEKREPQFRGY, encoded by the coding sequence ATGAGCGTTGAGTTTGATGTGAAAAATTCGGTCGGCTGGGTCACGCTCGCCCGGCCGCAGGCGATGAACGCCTTGAGCCGCGAGATGGTCGATGCGATGACCGGCAAGCTGCAGGCCTGGCGCGATGATCCGGCCGTGCGCGTGGTGGTGGTCACCGGCACCGGCAAGGCTTTTTCCGCCGGCGCCGATCTCAAGCAGGCGGGCGCTCCCGCCGCCCCGGGCGAGCCGGACTTCCTCGATGCGATCGTGACGTTTTTCAACCTGCTGCGGGCCTATCCCAAGCCGGTGATCGCTGCGGTCAACGGCATGGCGCTGGCTGGTGGTCTCGAAACCGTGATGTGCTGCGACATCGTGCTGGCCGCGCAGAGCGCGCGCTTCGGCGATGCACACTCCAACTTCGGTGTGTTCCCGGGCGGCGGCGGTGCCGCGGTGCTGCCGCGCAAGGCGCCGGCCAACGTCGCGAAGTACCTGCTGTTCACCGGCGACGCGCTGCCGGCCGAGGACATGAAGACCTGGGGCCTGGTCAACGAAGTCGTTGCCGATGCGGAGCTGACGGCGCGCGCGCAGGCGCTCGCCGAGAAGCTCGCGAAGAAGAGCCCCGTCGTGTTGTCGCGCATGAAGCGGGTGGCCAATGAGGCGGCCGACAAGTCGCAGGCCGATGCGCTGCGCGACGAGGTACTGGAACTGCGCAACCACCAGCGTTCCTGGGACATCCAGGAAGGCCTGCGCGCCTTTGCCGAGAAGCGCGAGCCCCAGTTCAGGGGCTATTGA
- a CDS encoding acyl-CoA dehydrogenase family protein: MTDTSTAFLSEQEIMIRDSARKVAQEVVAPTAAERDRTAAWPRAELKTVGETGFLGMLVPEKDGGSGASFVEYCLAIEEFSAADTGFATAIHVHNSAGFMLARNGSEEQKRRYLQALASGERIGAFLLTEPHAGSDTAAFRTSARRDGGHYVLNGSKQFISNGNEAGLGFVLAVTDKNAGKKGSSLFIVDPAEPGYQVARVEHKLGQRSAHVAQILLDECRVPADHLVGGEGDGYKMIMGSLSEGRVAIAAVAVGTARAALEAAVKYAKERQAYGAPIFNLQGVSFDLADMATRVEAARQLYLHAARLCHAGIRCDKEAAMAKLFASEIAEQVCSDALQIHGGYGYLNDFPVERYYRDVRVTKIYEGTSHIQKMIIARSLA; the protein is encoded by the coding sequence ATGACCGATACATCGACCGCATTCCTGAGCGAACAGGAGATCATGATCCGCGACTCCGCGCGGAAGGTCGCGCAGGAGGTGGTCGCGCCCACGGCCGCCGAGCGCGACCGCACGGCGGCCTGGCCGCGCGCGGAGCTCAAGACCGTGGGCGAAACCGGCTTCCTCGGCATGCTCGTGCCCGAGAAGGACGGCGGATCGGGGGCCAGCTTCGTCGAGTACTGCCTGGCCATCGAGGAATTCTCGGCCGCCGACACCGGCTTTGCCACGGCGATCCACGTCCATAACTCGGCGGGCTTCATGCTGGCCCGCAATGGCAGCGAGGAACAGAAGCGCCGTTACCTGCAGGCGTTGGCCAGCGGCGAGCGCATTGGCGCATTCCTGCTGACCGAGCCGCACGCGGGCTCCGATACCGCGGCGTTTCGCACCTCCGCACGGCGCGACGGTGGCCACTACGTCCTCAACGGCAGCAAGCAGTTCATCTCGAACGGCAACGAGGCCGGCCTCGGGTTCGTCCTGGCCGTCACCGACAAGAACGCCGGCAAGAAGGGCAGCAGCCTGTTCATCGTCGACCCGGCCGAACCGGGTTACCAGGTGGCGCGGGTGGAGCACAAGCTCGGACAGCGGTCCGCGCATGTCGCGCAGATCCTGCTGGACGAATGCCGGGTGCCGGCCGACCACCTGGTCGGCGGCGAAGGCGACGGCTACAAGATGATCATGGGCTCGCTCTCGGAAGGACGGGTCGCCATCGCGGCCGTGGCGGTGGGCACGGCGCGCGCCGCGCTGGAAGCAGCGGTGAAATACGCGAAGGAACGCCAGGCCTATGGCGCGCCCATCTTCAACCTGCAAGGCGTGAGCTTCGACCTGGCCGACATGGCGACCAGGGTGGAGGCGGCGCGCCAGCTGTACCTGCATGCCGCGCGGCTGTGCCATGCCGGCATCCGCTGCGACAAGGAAGCCGCGATGGCCAAGCTGTTCGCCAGCGAGATCGCCGAGCAGGTCTGCTCGGACGCCCTGCAGATCCACGGCGGCTACGGCTACCTGAACGACTTCCCGGTGGAGCGCTACTACCGCGATGTGCGGGTGACCAAGATCTACGAGGGCACCAGCCACATCCAGAAGATGATCATCGCGCGCAGCCTGGCCTGA
- a CDS encoding glycosyltransferase, producing the protein MTTENVAGAPQRCAVSIIIKTLNEEQNVRASIESSLLALAAVGGGEVVLADSCSSDRTVEFATSYPVRVVQLANPQERCCGIGPQLGYQHACGEYLYILDGDMQIAPGFLEQALNFLAQHPEIGGIGGRSVELNNDSLEYRERTLRAPKHLAAGEVDRLDGGGLYRRLAIEEAGYISDRNLHSYEEFDLAARLRSLGWKLWRLPAASTWHYGHETPPYSLLMQRWRSRYIWGLGELLRGALGQPHLKSVLRGVRELKLYLAVLAWWALLLTIPFWPVPLAAQAAGFLAIAATPFAVMTWRKRSLKRAVYSVVSWCFYAAGMVAGLLRRRVAPRSRVASRLLHEPPQSMEPRHRHFA; encoded by the coding sequence ATGACCACCGAAAACGTCGCCGGCGCGCCGCAGCGCTGCGCGGTGTCCATCATCATCAAGACGCTGAACGAGGAGCAGAACGTCCGCGCCTCGATCGAGAGCAGCCTGCTCGCGCTGGCCGCCGTGGGCGGCGGCGAGGTGGTGCTGGCCGACAGCTGTTCGAGCGACCGCACGGTGGAGTTCGCAACCAGCTACCCGGTGCGCGTGGTGCAGTTGGCCAACCCGCAGGAGCGCTGCTGCGGCATCGGACCGCAGCTGGGCTACCAGCACGCGTGCGGCGAGTACCTGTACATCCTCGACGGCGACATGCAGATCGCGCCGGGCTTCCTGGAGCAGGCACTGAACTTCCTGGCGCAGCATCCGGAGATCGGCGGCATCGGCGGGCGCTCGGTCGAACTGAACAACGACAGCCTCGAATACCGGGAGCGCACGCTGCGCGCGCCCAAGCACCTGGCCGCCGGCGAGGTCGACCGGCTGGACGGCGGCGGCCTGTACCGGCGCCTGGCCATCGAGGAAGCAGGCTACATCTCCGACCGCAACCTGCACAGCTACGAAGAGTTCGACCTGGCGGCGCGGCTGCGCTCGCTCGGCTGGAAGCTGTGGCGGCTGCCCGCCGCATCCACATGGCACTACGGCCACGAAACGCCGCCGTACAGCCTGCTGATGCAGCGCTGGCGCTCGCGCTACATCTGGGGGCTGGGCGAGCTGCTGCGTGGCGCGCTGGGGCAGCCGCACCTGAAGTCGGTGCTGCGCGGCGTGCGCGAGCTCAAGCTGTACCTCGCCGTGCTGGCCTGGTGGGCGCTGCTGCTGACCATCCCGTTCTGGCCGGTTCCGTTGGCCGCGCAGGCGGCGGGCTTCCTGGCCATCGCCGCGACGCCCTTCGCCGTCATGACCTGGCGCAAGCGCTCGCTCAAGCGCGCGGTCTATTCGGTCGTCTCCTGGTGCTTCTATGCCGCCGGCATGGTGGCCGGGCTGCTGCGGCGGCGCGTCGCGCCGCGCAGCCGGGTGGCCAGCCGCCTGCTGCACGAGCCGCCCCAGTCGATGGAGCCCCGCCACAGGCACTTTGCATGA
- a CDS encoding glycosyltransferase family 4 protein translates to MTRPAAADRDGLFIYIACPWSPTGGGMYKVADYLIQAQTRTPPAHAAQLRALDTRGPGSAQASAWFLLMAVWALVRGRTSGQLAGVHVNMAEKLSLLRKGTVVVACRALGIPVVVHLHAMMERYYHTLASPLRALTRWMFSLADSVVVIGPVTRRFVLEELGVPAKRVDIVINGVPGPAQAPPRRLPGTPRRVLFVGSLCERKGVSGLLKALKKAGLQPSEAEVTLAGNGDVELYREQAHQLGLDALVKFPGWCDQDKVSELLRQADLLVLPSIDEVLPLVILEALSNGVPVLTTPVGEMPSLLTHGQDVHFVPPGDVDALAAALREVLFDPGLLDTLSYHGRLLYEQQFSLPHFFISVARIHRRHFGVSAQLDDTPGASEAVR, encoded by the coding sequence ATGACGCGGCCCGCTGCGGCCGACCGCGACGGCCTGTTCATCTACATCGCCTGCCCGTGGTCGCCCACCGGCGGTGGGATGTACAAGGTGGCCGACTACCTGATCCAGGCGCAGACGCGCACGCCGCCCGCGCATGCCGCGCAGTTGCGCGCGCTGGACACGCGCGGGCCCGGTTCGGCCCAGGCCTCCGCCTGGTTCCTGCTGATGGCGGTCTGGGCGCTGGTGCGCGGCCGCACCTCCGGCCAGTTGGCCGGCGTGCACGTCAACATGGCCGAGAAGCTCAGCCTGCTGCGCAAGGGGACGGTGGTGGTGGCCTGCCGCGCCCTGGGTATTCCGGTGGTGGTGCACCTGCACGCGATGATGGAGCGCTACTACCACACGCTGGCCTCGCCGCTGCGCGCGCTGACTCGCTGGATGTTCTCGCTGGCCGACAGCGTGGTGGTGATCGGGCCGGTGACGCGCCGCTTCGTGCTGGAGGAGCTGGGCGTGCCGGCCAAGCGCGTCGACATCGTGATCAACGGCGTGCCGGGGCCGGCCCAGGCGCCGCCGCGGCGGCTTCCCGGCACGCCACGGCGGGTGCTGTTCGTCGGCAGCCTGTGCGAGCGCAAAGGTGTGTCCGGCCTGCTCAAGGCCTTGAAGAAGGCGGGCCTGCAGCCTTCGGAGGCCGAGGTGACGCTGGCCGGCAACGGCGACGTCGAGCTCTACCGGGAACAGGCGCACCAGCTCGGGCTCGATGCGCTGGTGAAGTTCCCGGGCTGGTGCGACCAGGACAAGGTGAGCGAGTTGCTGCGGCAGGCCGACCTGCTGGTGCTGCCGTCCATCGATGAAGTGCTGCCGCTGGTGATCCTGGAGGCGCTGTCCAACGGCGTTCCGGTGCTGACCACACCGGTGGGCGAGATGCCCTCGCTGTTGACGCACGGACAGGACGTGCATTTCGTGCCGCCCGGCGACGTGGATGCGCTGGCCGCGGCGCTGCGCGAGGTCCTGTTCGACCCGGGGCTGCTGGACACCCTGAGCTACCACGGCCGGCTGCTGTACGAGCAGCAGTTTTCGCTGCCGCACTTTTTCATCAGCGTGGCCCGCATCCACAGGCGCCACTTTGGCGTGTCCGCCCAGCTGGACGACACGCCGGGGGCGAGCGAGGCGGTACGGTGA
- a CDS encoding MaoC family dehydratase, whose amino-acid sequence MKSYETLADLQPLVGENIGTSDWIQIDQDRINKFADATGDHQWIHVDVDRAKTGPFGAPIAHGFLTLSLMSAFFGTGFEIRKSTMGVNYGLNKVRFIQPVPVGSRVRGQFKLLAWDAIEGGAQLTIEVAMEMEGSSKPVCVAESITRRF is encoded by the coding sequence ATGAAAAGCTACGAGACCCTCGCCGACCTCCAGCCGCTGGTTGGTGAAAACATCGGCACCAGCGACTGGATCCAGATCGACCAGGACCGCATCAACAAGTTCGCCGACGCCACCGGCGACCACCAGTGGATCCACGTCGACGTGGATCGTGCCAAGACGGGTCCGTTCGGCGCGCCGATCGCGCACGGCTTCCTCACGCTGAGCCTGATGTCGGCCTTCTTCGGCACCGGCTTCGAGATACGCAAGAGCACCATGGGCGTCAACTACGGGCTGAACAAGGTGCGCTTCATCCAGCCGGTGCCGGTGGGCAGCCGCGTGCGCGGCCAGTTCAAGCTGCTGGCATGGGACGCCATCGAGGGCGGCGCGCAACTGACGATCGAAGTGGCCATGGAAATGGAGGGTTCCTCCAAGCCCGTGTGCGTCGCCGAATCGATCACGCGCCGCTTCTAG
- a CDS encoding FAD-dependent oxidoreductase: protein MIGDANDVDQGALLRADACIVGGGPAGIALALALSGQGLDIVLLESGQRQPDAPTQSLYDGEVNDEKLHSPPDKYRQRRLGGSSTIWGGRCTPFDAIDFEARSQVPHSGWPISLEDLRPFYPEANRLAEAGRFAYDARQAFSPEAPPMFRGFASEVVSTDGLERFSCPTDFGARYARRLQVARDVHVLLNANCTGLRLDKETRAIREVEVRTLAGRRFAVAARTVVLATGGLETARLLLASRESAPAGIGNEHDVVGRYYMCHIAGNVGTLEIQGDAAGVRHGYEVSPEGIYCRRRIAVREAEQHRRGLANAVARLHFPRITDPRHGSGVLSGLFLARPFISYEYGKRVNDGTAATLPLYARHLLNVAADPLDTLAFLGHWLTRRTLAARKFPSVILRNRSNRFSLELHGEQMPQARSRVTLAGKLDALGMPQLRVNWCYSSADIESLRRTLDVIAQEVERSGLGRLRYDAGALEEDLVRFGAYGGHHIGTTRMGADPRTSVVDANCRVHSVNNLYVAGSAVFPTSSQANPTLTLLALSLRLARHLAQRLSPRPIATLEEQPA, encoded by the coding sequence GTGATCGGGGATGCGAACGATGTCGACCAGGGTGCCTTGCTGCGTGCGGACGCCTGCATCGTCGGCGGCGGCCCGGCCGGCATCGCGCTCGCGCTCGCCCTGAGCGGCCAGGGCCTGGACATCGTCCTGCTCGAATCGGGGCAGCGCCAGCCCGATGCGCCCACCCAGTCACTCTACGACGGCGAGGTCAACGACGAAAAGCTGCACAGCCCGCCCGACAAGTACCGCCAGCGCCGGCTGGGCGGATCGAGCACGATCTGGGGCGGCCGCTGCACGCCCTTCGATGCCATCGATTTCGAGGCGCGCAGCCAGGTGCCGCACAGCGGCTGGCCGATCTCGCTGGAAGACCTGCGGCCGTTCTACCCGGAAGCCAACCGCCTGGCCGAAGCCGGGCGCTTCGCCTATGACGCCCGACAGGCGTTCAGCCCCGAGGCGCCGCCCATGTTCCGCGGCTTCGCCAGCGAGGTGGTCAGCACCGACGGCCTGGAGCGCTTCTCCTGTCCCACCGACTTCGGCGCACGCTACGCCCGGCGGCTTCAGGTCGCCCGTGATGTGCACGTGCTGCTGAACGCCAATTGCACCGGGCTGCGCCTCGACAAGGAGACCCGCGCCATCCGCGAAGTGGAAGTGAGGACGCTGGCGGGCCGGCGCTTCGCCGTCGCCGCGCGTACCGTGGTCCTGGCCACCGGCGGACTGGAAACGGCGCGCCTGCTGCTGGCCTCGCGCGAGTCGGCGCCGGCCGGCATCGGCAACGAGCACGACGTGGTGGGCCGCTACTACATGTGCCACATCGCCGGCAACGTGGGGACGCTGGAGATCCAGGGCGATGCCGCGGGCGTGCGACACGGCTACGAGGTCTCGCCCGAAGGCATCTACTGCCGGCGCCGCATCGCCGTGCGCGAGGCGGAGCAGCACCGGCGGGGACTGGCGAATGCGGTCGCGCGGCTGCACTTCCCGCGCATCACCGATCCGCGCCATGGCAGCGGCGTGCTGTCGGGCCTGTTCCTGGCGCGGCCCTTCATCAGCTACGAATACGGCAAGCGGGTCAACGACGGCACCGCCGCCACGCTGCCGCTGTACGCCCGGCACCTGCTGAACGTCGCCGCCGACCCGCTCGACACCCTGGCCTTCCTCGGCCACTGGCTCACCCGGCGCACGCTGGCGGCGCGCAAGTTCCCCTCGGTGATCCTGCGCAACCGCAGCAACCGCTTCAGCCTGGAGCTGCATGGCGAGCAGATGCCGCAGGCGCGCAGCCGTGTGACCCTGGCCGGCAAGCTGGACGCGCTGGGCATGCCGCAGCTGCGGGTGAACTGGTGCTACTCCAGCGCCGACATCGAGTCGCTGCGCCGCACGCTGGATGTGATCGCGCAGGAGGTCGAGCGCAGCGGCCTGGGCCGGCTCCGCTACGACGCGGGCGCGCTCGAAGAAGACCTGGTGCGCTTCGGCGCCTACGGCGGCCACCACATCGGCACGACGCGCATGGGGGCCGATCCGCGGACCAGCGTGGTCGACGCGAACTGCCGCGTGCATTCGGTGAACAACCTGTACGTGGCGGGCAGCGCGGTCTTTCCCACGTCCAGCCAGGCCAACCCGACGCTGACGCTGCTGGCCCTGTCGCTGCGGCTGGCCCGTCACCTGGCGCAGCGGCTGTCGCCCCGGCCGATCGCCACGCTGGAGGAGCAGCCGGCATGA
- a CDS encoding thiolase family protein: protein MENIYIVGAAMTPFGRHMDKSVKQLTAWAVEDALKDANCDRKAIRAAFFGNTTQGHFDGQHMIRGQVALLPLGIEGIPIFNLEGACASSSHAFNLAVNQLRAGAADVALAVGAEKMYTSDKAKMFSCFESAWDLETFEANKGYLADMGKGIAPPPGSQSDKPYSPFMDVYAALGRGLMERFGITQRQLAVVASKNHGHSVHNERSQYRMPMTVESILSAPPITYPLTLPMCSPISDGAAAAILCTESALKKYGFDRSRAVRVLASVVRSASARAADDHDNGCTHQAAKAAFEQAGVAPSEINVAEVHDATAIGELIAFEAIGLREPGASGELAERGETTIGGSIPVNPSGGLESKGHPIGATGLGQIFELVGQLRGECGARQVQGARLALQGNGGGLWRVEEATEHIGIFGRA, encoded by the coding sequence ATGGAAAACATCTACATCGTCGGCGCCGCCATGACGCCCTTTGGCCGCCACATGGACAAGAGCGTCAAGCAGCTCACCGCCTGGGCGGTGGAAGACGCGCTCAAGGACGCCAACTGCGACCGCAAGGCCATCCGCGCTGCCTTCTTCGGCAACACCACCCAGGGCCACTTCGACGGCCAGCACATGATCCGCGGCCAGGTGGCGCTGCTGCCGCTGGGCATCGAGGGCATTCCCATCTTCAACCTGGAGGGCGCCTGCGCCTCTTCCAGCCACGCCTTCAACCTGGCCGTCAACCAGCTGCGGGCGGGCGCTGCCGATGTGGCGCTGGCCGTCGGCGCCGAGAAGATGTACACGAGCGACAAGGCCAAGATGTTCTCGTGCTTCGAATCGGCCTGGGACCTTGAGACCTTCGAGGCCAACAAGGGCTACCTGGCGGACATGGGCAAGGGCATAGCTCCTCCGCCCGGCTCGCAGTCCGACAAGCCCTACAGCCCCTTCATGGACGTCTACGCGGCGCTGGGCCGCGGCCTGATGGAGCGTTTCGGCATCACCCAGCGCCAGCTGGCGGTGGTGGCCTCCAAGAACCACGGCCATTCGGTGCACAACGAGCGTTCGCAGTACCGCATGCCGATGACGGTGGAGTCCATCCTGTCGGCCCCGCCCATCACCTACCCGCTGACGCTGCCGATGTGCTCGCCGATCTCCGACGGCGCCGCCGCGGCGATCCTGTGCACCGAATCGGCGCTGAAGAAATACGGCTTCGACCGCAGCCGCGCGGTGCGCGTGCTGGCCTCCGTCGTTCGTTCCGCCTCGGCGCGCGCAGCCGACGACCACGACAATGGCTGCACCCACCAGGCGGCCAAGGCGGCGTTCGAGCAGGCCGGCGTCGCCCCGTCCGAGATCAACGTGGCTGAGGTGCACGACGCCACCGCCATCGGCGAGCTGATCGCGTTCGAGGCCATCGGCCTGCGCGAGCCGGGCGCCAGCGGCGAGCTGGCTGAGCGCGGCGAAACCACCATTGGCGGCTCCATCCCGGTGAACCCCTCGGGCGGCCTGGAGTCCAAGGGCCATCCCATCGGCGCCACCGGCCTGGGCCAGATCTTCGAACTGGTCGGGCAGTTGCGCGGCGAGTGCGGCGCGCGCCAGGTGCAGGGTGCGCGGCTGGCGCTGCAGGGCAACGGCGGCGGCCTCTGGCGCGTCGAAGAAGCCACCGAACACATCGGCATCTTTGGCCGCGCCTGA